The following proteins are co-located in the Planctomycetota bacterium genome:
- a CDS encoding HEAT repeat domain-containing protein, whose product MKGGTERRKYPRSKPEPGTSIAVTAGDGSDEPNLALRLIDVSAIGACVETPRPLAEGGEVRVELILPGPGGGRFSRRGTVRWAQSLEAGGARSHVAGLEFEPPVEALAGRAGESAVLDVLLTLRIAVAQLRLYPKDSPQVLKVLTDCYHSVHSYLTHAASLTLSRTERGLLVNGRPLPPAGTVSESLEAAALGLLSDAQVKSVTFSKGLTLEELGTFLHALTRKFWDVKDGKEINRRLRAERVLRVSVDEVTYVALGEGDLVIQDAARKLEGSKTELGRLLEGLDQLVEAAEQGGHGGEGRMLLVKRLLERDPGLLARVQGGPTGEGGAGEGGAAPGTGRISFEAARDALGDLARVLPSAPENLRPVLRRVGRTLADAFRHDPNLAALMEGLLEEVREERPAAVESGGSGAERRAGEILALAEDERIAAMAQEGPGLLDELAALGKPQAVQGLLEALSGSLADRSARRRQAAARALNGLRRALERHAPEEALEAVEVMARSALDGERDAQAYPALADLAGFLADLRLRRGRLERAREMVELLERHDKIRDPSFPQRGNFAYMALERLALGPGFAALSDRIRGGDAEASRLVEALGAAATRFLLGLMKQAESPAERMRLAGFIVRAGPGAAAVLLDELQKTAAPSDAVRMLEAIPHAMPADMAEMALVGLLRHPALMVRRRAAALAAEQGYPRAGAALLEAYHAEEEAGSRRALVECLGRVRYRGAVEDLAATAEGRTNPADLRVAACLALGKIGDARAVPVLARICLKGEKGITGILRSVPAEVRAAAVRALSLFPDDREAREALRRAQEDRDPQVRAAALQARVAPFFDAFGAAAEGVRVVASEREIDGVSGTFGGTLRDVPFAALCGRLAGLEQSGGLQVACGGSSGRIWFDAGLVIAAEFEGRRDAEAFAALADPRRSEGLFLFRGGEMPPERRVLLTVEGLFEGLRERGGGQGSSSRFV is encoded by the coding sequence ATGAAAGGCGGGACGGAGCGGAGAAAGTATCCACGGTCGAAACCGGAACCCGGAACGTCGATCGCGGTGACGGCGGGAGACGGATCGGACGAGCCGAATCTGGCGCTGCGGCTGATCGACGTGAGCGCGATCGGCGCGTGCGTGGAGACGCCGCGGCCGCTGGCGGAGGGGGGCGAGGTTCGGGTCGAACTGATTCTTCCGGGCCCGGGCGGGGGGCGATTCTCAAGGCGCGGGACCGTCCGCTGGGCGCAGTCGCTCGAGGCGGGCGGAGCGCGCTCCCATGTGGCGGGGCTCGAGTTCGAGCCGCCGGTGGAGGCGCTGGCGGGCCGCGCCGGCGAGTCGGCGGTTCTCGACGTGCTCCTGACGCTCCGGATCGCCGTGGCGCAGCTGCGGCTTTATCCCAAGGACAGTCCGCAGGTCCTCAAGGTGCTCACGGATTGCTACCACTCGGTTCATTCGTATCTGACGCACGCGGCGTCGCTGACGCTTTCGCGGACCGAGCGGGGGCTTCTGGTCAACGGCCGTCCGCTTCCTCCGGCCGGGACGGTGAGCGAATCGCTGGAGGCGGCGGCGCTCGGGCTTCTTTCGGACGCGCAGGTGAAGAGCGTGACTTTCTCGAAGGGGCTGACGCTGGAAGAGCTGGGGACCTTCCTGCACGCCCTGACGCGGAAGTTCTGGGACGTGAAGGACGGAAAGGAGATCAACCGGCGGCTGCGGGCGGAGCGGGTGCTGCGGGTGTCGGTGGACGAAGTGACCTATGTGGCGCTGGGGGAAGGGGATCTGGTCATCCAGGACGCGGCCCGGAAGCTCGAGGGGTCGAAGACGGAGCTGGGGAGGCTTCTGGAAGGGCTCGATCAGCTCGTGGAAGCCGCGGAACAGGGCGGTCACGGCGGGGAAGGGCGGATGCTTCTGGTGAAGCGTCTCCTCGAACGGGATCCGGGGCTTCTGGCGAGGGTGCAGGGAGGACCGACCGGGGAAGGCGGGGCGGGGGAAGGCGGGGCGGCGCCGGGGACCGGAAGGATTTCGTTCGAGGCGGCGCGGGACGCGCTGGGGGATCTGGCGCGGGTTCTGCCGTCGGCGCCGGAGAATCTCCGTCCGGTGCTTCGCCGGGTGGGGCGGACGCTGGCGGACGCCTTCCGTCACGATCCGAATCTGGCGGCGCTGATGGAGGGGCTTCTCGAGGAGGTTCGGGAGGAGCGGCCGGCCGCCGTGGAGTCCGGGGGATCGGGGGCGGAGCGTCGAGCGGGGGAGATCCTGGCTCTGGCGGAGGACGAGCGGATCGCCGCGATGGCTCAGGAGGGGCCGGGGCTTCTGGACGAGCTGGCGGCGCTGGGGAAGCCCCAGGCGGTGCAGGGACTACTCGAGGCGCTTTCGGGGAGTCTGGCGGACCGCTCGGCGCGGCGGCGCCAGGCGGCGGCGCGGGCGCTCAACGGGCTCCGGAGGGCTCTCGAGCGTCACGCTCCGGAGGAGGCGCTCGAGGCGGTCGAGGTCATGGCGCGTTCGGCGCTGGACGGGGAGCGGGACGCGCAGGCGTACCCGGCGCTGGCGGATCTGGCGGGGTTTCTGGCGGATCTTCGGTTGCGGCGGGGGCGGCTCGAACGGGCGCGCGAGATGGTGGAGCTGCTGGAGCGGCACGACAAGATCCGCGACCCGTCGTTCCCCCAGCGGGGGAATTTCGCGTACATGGCGCTGGAGCGTCTGGCGCTGGGCCCGGGGTTCGCGGCGCTTTCGGATCGGATCCGAGGGGGAGACGCGGAGGCGTCGAGGCTCGTGGAGGCGCTGGGGGCGGCGGCGACGCGGTTTCTCCTGGGGCTCATGAAGCAGGCGGAATCGCCGGCGGAGCGGATGCGGCTGGCGGGGTTCATCGTGCGGGCGGGTCCGGGGGCGGCGGCGGTTCTGCTCGACGAGCTTCAGAAGACGGCGGCGCCGTCGGATGCGGTGCGGATGCTCGAAGCGATTCCGCACGCGATGCCGGCGGACATGGCGGAGATGGCGCTGGTGGGGCTCCTGCGCCATCCGGCGCTGATGGTGCGGCGGCGGGCGGCGGCGCTGGCGGCGGAGCAGGGGTATCCGCGCGCGGGGGCGGCGCTCCTGGAGGCGTACCACGCGGAGGAGGAGGCCGGGTCGCGGCGGGCGCTGGTCGAGTGCCTGGGGCGCGTGCGGTACCGGGGGGCGGTGGAAGACTTGGCGGCGACGGCGGAAGGGAGGACAAATCCCGCGGATCTGCGGGTGGCGGCGTGTCTGGCGCTCGGGAAGATCGGCGACGCGCGGGCGGTGCCGGTTCTGGCCCGGATCTGCCTGAAGGGCGAGAAGGGAATCACGGGGATTCTGCGGTCGGTGCCCGCGGAGGTGCGCGCGGCGGCGGTGCGGGCGCTTTCGCTTTTTCCGGACGACCGGGAGGCGCGGGAGGCGCTGCGGAGGGCCCAGGAGGATCGCGACCCGCAGGTGCGCGCGGCGGCGCTTCAGGCGCGGGTGGCGCCGTTTTTCGACGCCTTCGGCGCGGCCGCCGAGGGGGTCCGGGTGGTGGCTTCCGAGCGGGAGATCGACGGTGTGTCGGGAACGTTCGGGGGGACGCTCCGGGACGTGCCGTTCGCGGCGCTGTGCGGGCGCCTGGCGGGGCTGGAGCAGAGCGGGGGACTCCAGGTCGCGTGCGGCGGGTCCTCGGGGCGGATCTGGTTCGACGCGGGGCTTGTGATCGCGGCGGAGTTCGAGGGGCGCCGGGACGCGGAGGCGTTCGCGGCGCTGGCGGACCCGCGGCGGTCGGAGGGGCTCTTTCTCTTCCGCGGGGGGGAGATGCCCCCGGAGCGCCGGGTGCTTCTGACCGTCGAAGGGCTTTTCGAAGGGCTGCGGGAGCGGGGCGGAGGGCAGGGATCCTCATCGAGGTTCGTCTGA
- the amrB gene encoding AmmeMemoRadiSam system protein B, with protein sequence MPLPPLRPTLRVVPFRHDGRDVFLAIDSHEGLIEHPVVLPPLAFVVASLLDGTREAADVRREIAAKFQGLELTPEEIDAVVRDLDRHFLLESDQVRDRRRAIEDEYRALPARPPRFVQGTPEEVRRELEGYYTAEAGAGRPEARRGEPLAGILAPHIDFRRGGPCYTFAYRELAERSEADLYVILGVAHASPPNPFVVSAKDYETPLGTVSVDREAVATLEKRLGRRIYEHEATHRSEHSIEFQAVFLRHARPDDRFTAVPILCSSFEPWCGDASPSTAPEIEEFLEALREATAGRRVCWVAGVDFAHVGPVFGDDVEIDQELVSWMMAGDNRSLQACAEGNAEAFWNSVQSDGNRRHVCGLSATYAFLRLLGPAEGKIHKYGFAPDPQGGLVSFASLSFRPRT encoded by the coding sequence ATGCCGCTTCCGCCTTTGCGTCCGACCCTGCGCGTGGTTCCTTTCCGGCATGACGGGCGGGACGTTTTCCTGGCGATCGATTCCCACGAAGGGCTCATCGAACATCCCGTCGTTCTTCCTCCGCTGGCGTTCGTCGTGGCCTCCCTTCTGGACGGAACGCGCGAAGCGGCGGACGTGCGCCGCGAGATCGCCGCGAAGTTCCAGGGGCTGGAGCTGACGCCGGAGGAGATCGATGCGGTCGTGCGCGACCTGGACCGGCATTTTCTTCTGGAATCGGACCAGGTTCGGGACCGCCGCCGGGCGATCGAGGACGAGTATCGGGCGCTCCCGGCGAGGCCGCCCCGGTTCGTTCAGGGAACGCCGGAGGAGGTTCGGCGGGAGCTGGAGGGTTACTATACGGCGGAGGCGGGCGCGGGCCGTCCGGAGGCCCGGCGCGGCGAGCCTCTGGCCGGCATCCTCGCTCCGCACATCGACTTCCGGCGGGGCGGGCCGTGCTATACCTTCGCCTACCGGGAGCTGGCGGAGCGGAGCGAGGCGGATCTGTACGTGATTCTGGGGGTGGCCCACGCGTCTCCGCCGAATCCGTTCGTGGTGAGCGCCAAGGATTACGAGACGCCGCTCGGAACGGTGTCCGTGGACCGGGAGGCGGTGGCGACGCTCGAGAAACGGCTGGGGCGGCGGATCTACGAGCACGAGGCGACGCATCGTTCGGAGCATTCGATCGAGTTTCAGGCCGTGTTTCTCCGGCACGCCCGGCCGGACGATCGGTTTACGGCGGTTCCGATCCTGTGTTCGTCGTTCGAGCCGTGGTGCGGGGACGCCAGCCCTTCGACGGCGCCGGAGATCGAAGAGTTTCTGGAGGCTCTCCGGGAGGCGACGGCGGGGCGGCGGGTGTGCTGGGTCGCCGGCGTGGACTTCGCCCACGTGGGGCCGGTGTTCGGCGACGATGTGGAGATCGACCAGGAACTCGTGTCCTGGATGATGGCCGGCGACAACCGGAGCCTTCAGGCGTGCGCCGAGGGGAACGCGGAGGCGTTCTGGAATTCCGTGCAGTCGGACGGAAACCGAAGGCACGTGTGCGGGCTGTCGGCGACGTATGCCTTCCTTCGGCTGCTCGGGCCGGCGGAGGGGAAGATTCACAAGTACGGCTTCGCGCCCGATCCGCAGGGCGGCCTGGTGAGCTTCGCGAGTCTCTCGTTCCGTCCGCGGACTTAG